In a single window of the Vicia villosa cultivar HV-30 ecotype Madison, WI unplaced genomic scaffold, Vvil1.0 ctg.000451F_1_1_1, whole genome shotgun sequence genome:
- the LOC131628394 gene encoding uncharacterized protein LOC131628394 — protein sequence MSVSEYAEKFEDMAAYSRQVAYASDELWKIDQFFMGLNADIVHSVAQREFTTYVECLRQCYVTENTLKRVQEEKEQNKPVHRDQGRSGEHLKPRNSPAIKKPVYGDHSNQPPQYGKCNKKHYRHCRPDAGVCFRCHQPGHIARDCTAPNVPEKTKGRVFTLDARKAQGNTNLVAGTCYVNNQPLFVLVDCGATHSFISYHCVRRLGFETSFLPNPKVISSATDDVVEARDVCKKCSITFNGRRFLIDLICLPLKKIDVVLGIDWLSANSVYIGCKEKAIFIPAEETTPTDAIEHLLEGMVNMINYLFAQEKSFLLVLT from the coding sequence ATGTCGGTGTCTgaatatgctgagaagtttgaggaCATGGCTGCCTATTCCAGACAAGTTGCCTATGCGTCAGACGAGCtatggaagattgatcagttcTTCATGGGGCTGAATGCTGATATTGTACACAGTGTGGCTCAAAGGGAGTTTACCACTTATGTTGAATGTTTGAGGCAATGTTATGTTACTGAGAACACATTGAAGAGGGTTCAGGAAGAGAAAGAGCAGAACAAGCCGGTTCATAGGGATCAAGGGAGGTCGGGAGAACACTTGAAACCCCGCAATTCTCCAGCTATAAAGAAACCAGTTTACGGGGATCACTCTAATCAACCTCCACAATATGGCAAGTGCAACAAGAAACATTATAGGCATTGTAGACCGGATGCTGGGGTCTGTTTCAGGTGTCATCAGCCAGGACATATTGCGAGAGATTGTACTGCCCCAAATGTTCCTGAGAAGACTAAGGGCCGTGTTTTTACCTTGGACGCTAGGAAGGCTCAAGGAAACACCAATCTTGTTGCTGGTACGTGTTATGTCAATAATCAACCCTTGTTTGTATTAGTAGATTGTGGAGCGACACATTCTTTTATCTCTTATCATTGTGTGCGGAGGCTTGGTTTTGAGACAAGTTTTCTTCCAAATCCTAAGGTTATTTCATCGGCTACTGATGATGTAGTAGAAGCTCGAGACGTTTGCAAGAAGTGTTCTATTACCTTCAATGGTCGCAGATTCTTGATTGACCTTATCTGTCTACCGCTTAAGAAGATCGATGTAGTGCTGGGAATAGACTGGTTGTCAGCTAACTCGGTGTACATCGGTTGTAAAGAGAAGGCTATCTTCATTCCTGCTGAGGAGACTACACCAACTGATGCCATTGAACATCTTCTTGAAGGTATGGTTAACATGATCAATTACCTTTTTGCTCAAGAGAAGTCTTTCCTTTTGGTTCTTACGTAG